TACCACCGTCGATCACGAGCATCGCTCCGGAGATATAACTGGCCGCGTCCGAAGCCAGGAAGATGCAGGGATAAGCGATCTCCCCGACCCGACCGAGGCGGCCCAGGGCGCGAGTGCGGCCGACCTTTGCCCGCAGATCCGGATTGCCCCAACCGCGCGCCGCCGCCGCCTCGGTTTCGATCGGGCCCGGCACGATGCAGTTGACCCGAATGCCGAACCCGCCCCACTCGGAGGCGTGTGACTTCGTGAGGTTAATGACCGCGGACTTCGCTGCCGCGTAAGACGCGGCCATCGGACTGGCACGCAGGGCAAGGTAGGTTGACATGTTGATGATCACGCCGCCGGTGTTCTGCTTGATGAACTGCCGGGCAGCCGCCTTGGAGGCGAAGAAAGTACCGTTGAGGTTGATCCCGACCACCGCCCCCCATCCGTTGGGCGACAGGTCGAGGCTTCGGGCGGCGATGCTCCCGCCGTGATTGTTGATCAGCACGTCAAGCCGCCCAAAATGCCGCACCGCAGTGGCGATCGTCGCCTCGCAGGCGGCCGGGTCGCGCACGTCGCACTGCGCCATCTCGCATTTGCCGCCGGCCTTGCGGATCTCGTCACGCACCGGCTCCAAATGGCTAAGCTTACGGCTCGCGATCAGTAATCGCGCGCCACGCGAGGCGAACTCGTGGGCGATCGAAGCGCCGATTCCGGTGCCGCCGCCGGTTATGATCGTCACCTTGTCTTCGATGCTGAAAGGATCCTTCAAGGTCGCATCCCGCTGTCAGTGCCCGCGTCTAAAGAACTCACGCGCGGCCAACGGACGGACGCGCCCGCATAAGAAGCGGCAGCTTGGACGATTTCGAGCTGAAAAATCCCCGGCGGCGGCCAGACTCAGCGCGACGAACTTTTCACGCCGGCGCTGCTCGACTTGGCGTCCTCCCGCGACAGCATGTCCTTGACCAGCGCCGCGGTCGCGCCCACCAGCCGGATGCATCTGCTCGTCTTCTCAGGCGAGTTCATGTAAGCCTTTACTTCCTCGGGCTTGGTGAAATCCGTACCGGTGATGTCGCGGCAAAAATGGCTGGCCTCGATTTCGCTACCGAAGCGGTGGTAGAGCTCTGCGCAGAGCGGAAAGAGGCTGGGATCTTGCTTGCCCTCGACCGTGCCTTTCCCGCGGTTGAGACCAAGCGCCGCTACGCCGCCGTTAAGGGCGCCGCACACCGAGCCCATACCGCCGATTCCGGCGCCGAACCCACCCATCATGCGGAGCGCAGCCTCGTCTTCTTCCCCCAGGAGATCCTGCACGACGTGCAAGACGGCCTGGCTGCAATGGAATCCCTTGCCGAGGTAGAAAGCCGCCCGTTCGGCGATATCGAATTGCGCGAAGTTCATAAGATCGTCCTCCAAGCGTGAAACTCCGAACCATCTTGATCGAGCATCATCTGTGCCATGCCTTCCTCGCTTTGCCGACGGATTGGGCGTCTGTGCAGGACGGTTAGCCTCCCTCATCAGGCAGCCCATGTCTGTACCTATTGAAAACTCCGAAAACGGCGAAAAGTCCAGAGCCTGCAATTCGCCGCGTATGTTCCCGGTCTGCTCGCGTTTCGATCCGCGTTGTCGTCTTTTGCTCGCTGGTCGGTTCTGTAGCAGCGCGGACATCGAATCGCTAAAGTACACGGGTGGCTTCCACCCGCGCTCGCAAGTCTATCACCGCAAAAACCCGCGCCGAAGACGATCGGCTAAGGGAAATGTTGCGACACGCCGACATCGGCAAGCTGAAAAAGCTAATGGCTCCCTTAATCGAGCGGACGCAACCAGTCAGCCCCGCGAAGGTCGGTAAAAACCGAACCGTGCGTCGCTCCGGCGCTTAAACTCCGCCAGGTCGTTCGCGTTCAGAAACAGTCCCTTCCCTTGGCTGGTCCGCAAAGAGTTCCAGACATTCGATTCCAATCGCCGAGTACCTCTGGAAGCAAGCTGCTCGATATAATCGCGGCGACTATGCCACGCAAAGAGATCGGCCATCTGTAGAGGCAGGAATTTCCAATCATCTTCAAACTGTGGGCGTCCTATGAGCAAGTCCGTCATTTCTTTTAGAAGATGGCCCATCATCCCTTC
Above is a window of Candidatus Binatus sp. DNA encoding:
- a CDS encoding SDR family oxidoreductase — protein: MKDPFSIEDKVTIITGGGTGIGASIAHEFASRGARLLIASRKLSHLEPVRDEIRKAGGKCEMAQCDVRDPAACEATIATAVRHFGRLDVLINNHGGSIAARSLDLSPNGWGAVVGINLNGTFFASKAAARQFIKQNTGGVIINMSTYLALRASPMAASYAAAKSAVINLTKSHASEWGGFGIRVNCIVPGPIETEAAAARGWGNPDLRAKVGRTRALGRLGRVGEIAYPCIFLASDAASYISGAMLVIDGGTAPRGE
- a CDS encoding C-GCAxxG-C-C family protein, which produces MNFAQFDIAERAAFYLGKGFHCSQAVLHVVQDLLGEEDEAALRMMGGFGAGIGGMGSVCGALNGGVAALGLNRGKGTVEGKQDPSLFPLCAELYHRFGSEIEASHFCRDITGTDFTKPEEVKAYMNSPEKTSRCIRLVGATAALVKDMLSREDAKSSSAGVKSSSR